The following coding sequences lie in one Rissa tridactyla isolate bRisTri1 chromosome Z, bRisTri1.patW.cur.20221130, whole genome shotgun sequence genomic window:
- the DCTN3 gene encoding dynactin subunit 3 isoform X1, with amino-acid sequence MAAAAVELQRLQWRLEELERRVGGDDGASGTRKVADELVKVQVALSNIAGKRERIKILFKKIEDVIKYLDPQYIDRMAVPDAMKLQFILAEEQVIPSQAALLEQVKNLQPILDSASIQAVPDHAAKLQRLSQIHIQQQEQRQNLTDGVKTLLEDYNKMTLLLSKQFVQWHEILTRLETAKKTKPVAE; translated from the exons atggcggcggcggcggtggagcTGCAGCGGCTGCAATGGCGCTTGGAGGAGCTGGAGCGGCGCGTCGGCGGCGACGACGGGGCTAGTGGGACGCGGAAG GTGGCGGACGAGCTGGTGAAGGTGCAGGTGGCGCTGAGCAATATCGCCGGCAAGCGGGAGAGGATCAAAATCCTGTTCAAAAAAA TTGAAGATGTAATAAAATACCTCGACCCTCAGTACATTGATAGGATGGCTGTTCCAGATGCCATGAAGCTGCAGTTCATCTTGGCAG AGGAGCAGGTTATTCCTTCCCAAGCAGCCCTTCTGGAGCAGGTGAAGAACCTCCAGCCCATCTTGGACAGTGCCAGTATCCAAG CGGTTCCTGACCATGCAGCCAAGCTTCAGCGACTCTCTCAAATCCACATACAGCAGCAG GAACAGCGTCAGAATCTCACTGACGGTGTCAAGACACTCCTGGAAGACTACAACAAAATG ACCCTGCTTCTCTCCAAGCAGTTTGTCCAGTGGCATGAAATACTGACACGGCTGGAAACTGCCAAGAAAACGAAGCCAGTGGCAGAGTGA
- the DCTN3 gene encoding dynactin subunit 3 isoform X2, with the protein MAAAAVELQRLQWRLEELERRVGGDDGASGTRKVADELVKVQVALSNIAGKRERIKILFKKIEDVIKYLDPQYIDRMAVPDAMKLQFILAEEQVIPSQAALLEQVKNLQPILDSASIQGTASESH; encoded by the exons atggcggcggcggcggtggagcTGCAGCGGCTGCAATGGCGCTTGGAGGAGCTGGAGCGGCGCGTCGGCGGCGACGACGGGGCTAGTGGGACGCGGAAG GTGGCGGACGAGCTGGTGAAGGTGCAGGTGGCGCTGAGCAATATCGCCGGCAAGCGGGAGAGGATCAAAATCCTGTTCAAAAAAA TTGAAGATGTAATAAAATACCTCGACCCTCAGTACATTGATAGGATGGCTGTTCCAGATGCCATGAAGCTGCAGTTCATCTTGGCAG AGGAGCAGGTTATTCCTTCCCAAGCAGCCCTTCTGGAGCAGGTGAAGAACCTCCAGCCCATCTTGGACAGTGCCAGTATCCAAG GAACAGCGTCAGAATCTCACTGA
- the RPP25L gene encoding ribonuclease P protein subunit p25-like protein, with product MENYKKTKIVEKPCLLPFTNLPPDIIEMKVKDGSKIRNLMGYAISKMKLDAVRQILFTGSGKAVSKTITCVEIMKRRLKELHQITKVLFKQIEEIWEPIVPEAGLDALTVKRNIPAICVLLSKDALDPQEPGYQAPGSFDTFWIETLKAESQGQMKRKQGGGRGAGSTGKLPRSAGGAPGEPCAKS from the coding sequence ATGGAGAATTACAAGAAGACCAAAATTGTGGAGAAACCTTGTCTTCTTCCTTTCACCAACCTGCCCCCTGATATTATTGAAATGAAAGTGAAGGATGGGAGTAAAATCAGAAATCTGATGGGCTATGCCATCAGCAAGATGAAACTGGACGCAGTGAGGCAGATCCTTTTCACTGGCTCAGGCAAGGCCGTGAGCAAGACCATTACCTGCGTGGAAATCATGAAACGAAGGCTCAAAGAGCTGCACCAGATCACCAAAGTGCTCTTCAAACAGATCGAAGAGATCTGGGAACCCATTGTGCCTGAGGCAGGCCTCGATGCCTTGACAGTGAAGAGAAACATTCCTGCTATTTGTGTCCTACTCAGCAAAGATGCCCTTGATCCCCAGGAGCCGGGGTACCAGGCTCCGGGCTCTTTTGACACCTTCTGGATCGAGACACTTAAAGCGGAGTCCCAGGGCCAAATGAAGAGGAAGCAgggtggaggcaggggagctggcAGCACAGGAAAGCTCCCTCGGTCGGCTGGAGGAGCACCTGGGGAGCCCTGCGCCAAGTCCTGA
- the ENHO gene encoding adropin, translating into MGAALSTGAVVAISFNCVIALLILILFLILCKACRTPSCPKKSPASDVDEARNEEKYLLQP; encoded by the coding sequence ATGGGGGCCGCTCTCTCCACCGGAGCGGTTGTGGCAATTTCTTTTAACTGTGTCATCGCATTGCTCatcctcatcctcttcctcatcctctgcaAGGCCTGCAGGACCCCCTCATGCCCCAAGAAGAGCCCAGCTTCTGATGTGGACGAGGCAAGGAATGAAGAGAAGTACCTGCTGCAGCCCTGA